In the genome of Pagrus major chromosome 17, Pma_NU_1.0, the window tagtgcatgaatgtgtatgtgaatgAGTGGATGCCAGCTGGTAGAAAAGCTCTCTATAATTGCAGTCCATTTATCATTCAGGGTTCATTCAGAGCTCAAAAAGTGACTTTAGTGTCAATTAACCTCAgatggtgtttttttctgtgcatgCTGTAtcaaggaaaagaaaagggaataCCGTTGTCAAACTTCTGTGCTGTCTTGGGGTCAAAGTTGAGGTATTTGAGGAGCTCGGGCGTCCAGTTCTTCTCGTCACGCTCGCTGTAACGACCCTTCCACCGCAAATGACTCCACGGATTCTTCAGCTGCAGGAAACGCATTCCCTACAacgacaacaacacaaacacaacagatgatGGAAGGACACACAGGCTGTGGAGGCAACAGACTGACTAACATCTTTCATTCGAGTGTTCAGTTTGCTTTGCTGTGTCAAACTGGTCATTGTATTTGCATTTCTTACAGAATCATTTTGAAGgataattttctgttttgtgctgGTAATAATATGTTCCCTCTTCAGAGCCCTTTGCAGGTTTTTACTGACTTGAACAGCTTGAACAACCAAGTTGTGTTTGAAGGTCCTCTAGGGCACTATGAGGAAcagtttttatgagtgttttgTATGTATCTTTAACACGAGCATGAATACGcacatgcaaacaaaacacacttctGACGACTGTAGGGCAGGGCAGAAAAATACTGCTCACAAGGAAACATGGTCATAAAAAGGTTTCAAATTAATAACTCTAACTTCCTTCCAACAGGTCAGCTACGCCAACGTTGTGTCATGAAGGAACTGCACGCATCCCGTTTGTTACGCTTCAAAgatgaaagtgaaaaacactTAATGTAAACGTAACTTTGTTACAGGGGCGCCTTTAacttaatgcatttttattacatCACTCACTATTATTAAAACTGTATCTATATATAAATCCAACTAGGCCAATTGAAAAACTGTATTTACGGGTAACACTGTATCATTAGAGCTTGTGTTTTCCATATTAGCTCTGaggtaaatctaagtgctggAGATGACATACTAATGCTCACCTTGTAATCCCTGATGTCGAGAACAGCGTAGGCGTGTGTTGGCACTAAACCCCATCTCTCCCCTTCTTCCTCTGTCATCACCCCTGTTGCCGTGGTGACGAGGACGTCACCTCTGTGAAACctggcaacagagagagagagagaagcagacaCAATGCACAGGTGtaaaaagggaaggaaaaagaaaagaaagaagaaacccAGATTATCagagacagtgtgagaaaaaacaagaatGGTTTGTTTTAAAAGAGGAATTaactttttctgtgtgtgtgtgtgtgtgtgtgtgtgtgtgtgtgtgtgtgtgcgtgctgctCACCTCTGGAAGAGCATTCGGAAAGTGTCGTCCTTACTGAACGACTGATTGTCTGAGTGCATGGCGATGCGTTCGGGGATCCAGCCGGTGAGCGCGTGAAGATCGATGTTCTGTAGCAGAGAACAAACGTAAAAAGTGATTTCTTGACAAAGATACGTTTTTGCTGAGAGCAGCTGCACAAAACGGCTGCCGACATTTTAGAAAACTTTTTCCAAAACTTTCCAAAACACCTGGTGTTGTGATCAGATGTGTTCTGTTACACATTTTCAGACTTGTCAACCCTGTCTAACTCAACATGAAGGGCTGTATAAATCCTTGAATGAAAGATCTTGAATAATActatttaaaacttttaatcTAAATCACACAGATATTTGCTAGTCATCCTCAGCATCATTCTCCCTGCTCCAAGttttcactttaatttaaaaatagttTCCTGTCCTGGTTCCTCCACCTTCACTCACCGAGTTGGAGCCGGGGAAGTCGTAGCCTCCCATCACCTTCATGTAGGCCTTCTCTATCAGGGAGACCCAGAGCTCGTTCTTGTTGCTGGAGTAGGAGCACAGCAGCTCTCCGTTATGATCCACCGGCAGGTAGTCGTCTATAATCACCTGCAGCGGAGACACAGACGGGATGTTGTACAGATAGAAAGAAGACTGTTAAACCTGCCATGTACTTAAAATGTCAtactttataataaataaaataagttagggataaaaatgacattatgaGCTTAATGTGAATTAAGTAGTTTTCAATGTTTCATTTATCTTCTCCATGTTTATTGGCAAGTTTAACCCGAGAGATCATTTTTCTCTGTTACCCTTTCCGTCCACAAACAGGTGCATTTATAACGTGCTGTCTTTTACTGTGGCGGGTCATCTGTCTTTTACCTTCCTGGGAACTCCATTGATGTGCAACTTGACCATGTATTTCCCACAGGGGTTATACTCTGGTTCCCCTCGTCTGTTCTGAGGGTAGATGACACtgtaacaacaaacacacaaaaacacaagaacagacacacacacgcaattaAAGTCTCATGGTTGGATCTTATCTTTTTTAATATGCATATTTCAATTTATTGATCAAATTTACTCTGTTTGTCTCCATGATGTGAACTGATGTCAAGAATAACTTgaagttttacttttttcagcCTGAACCGAGTCCAATTTAAAGCTActgaacaacagcaacaaatacTGGCACTTCAAGttaaaaaaaggtaaagtaTGAACATGTATCTGACTTCAAGTAATTCCAGTCAGAACACAGCGGCGACACACAGTACCTGGTAATCAGTTTCTTGTTGTAGCGCCTCTCGTAGGCCGCGCTGATGGCTAGCGACGCCACAAATGAACAGTCAGAAACCACCgtctgaaaacaaagcagaagggATCACAATCAACTCGTGTAACACAGTAAAAAAGTTCTTATCTTACTGTGCAATTACCCCTTTATATATGCATTTACATAGAAACCACACAAAACAAGACTGTcagttaaaatatatttaaatctaAGTGCTGAATGTTTATACTCTGCATCACTGGCAAaggatattttcacatgattCTTATGTGTGATGATGGAGTgccctctactggctgaattCAAGCAAGTTAATACATCCAGTGAATTCAGAGCATAATGTAAACACTCATGCTGACAAATACACAGTTCAGATATGCACTCTGGGTAGAGTGGACGAATTGTATAAAATAcgacacaaagaaaagaaaacataagtATTGAAAAACCAAATCCTCCACCAACCACGACAGAGAGGAAAATTATAAccacatgaataaaatattttaaatttcatattCAAATCGGGTCAGTTTACAATCAAAGCCTGCCATAAACATCACTACCGCTGACTGAAGCTGCTGATCTGACCTGTTTGATGCTGAAGCTGGACACAGACATGATCATTGTGGGGTTATTGCTGATCTCGTCTGGTCGGACCCAGCGGGAGAAGATGGCTTTCTGTTTGGGTGACAGTGCCAGCTTCCCTGTTTTGTCCCTGgtgagaagaataaaaaaaaacttttaactaAACAGATTTACTGACAACGTAGCTTAGCAAAGTGCTTCTaacctgaaaaaaatgtaatcaaaataaTAGAAAGCAAACTCACGAGAAAGGGACAGGAAAGGCAAATCGCTCCCTCAGGTCCACACTCATGAAGGGCACATAGGCCATGCCATTGATTTTAGATGTACTCCTGTACAATTAAAAAGGACATGATTAGTGTGACAGAGTTATACACAGTTAATTTTACCCAGTACGGTGGCTCataatatgaaaaaagaaacaatttcttgtcttttgtcggatgaacatttatttttctttgggGGTGTCGTAGCCTTCACACAATTTTAGTCTCACTCCAGTCTCACTTTTTAAATTCTGTCAACGTTGTCTTTTTGAAGGACTTTCCCAAACCGACAAAACAGTATTGAAGAGTTTTTCAAAGTCTCACCTGAGCACCTCAATCTCCTCAGATGTGTAGCGCTGACCATGGGGCTCGCTGGACTGGACCGCCCGGACCGGCTGGGGCTGTGGTCGGTCATGGAGGCTGAAGTCTGGCCCAAGAGGGAAAAACTGTCGGGCCGGTCCCCCAGAGCTGGCCGCACTGCTCGCCTTGGCTCCAGTTCTGTCCTGAGTCTGAGCTGGATTTGATTTGGACTGGGATTCTTTCAGACCCTCCGCCCTGACAGAATATAGTGGAGGAGATTGTGAAGTTCATTATGGAAAATGGATTGTTTCAGGAAATAATGAGGATGAACAGTCATGCTACTCTGTGCTCTACATTATGCTCTCCTGGAGGGATAGTCGGAGTCTTTCCTTCTCTTAATAACCTAAATTCTGTTTCTTTCAGATGGCATAATGCAGAGAATTAATGTTTAAACAAATATATGTTCAACAATAACCACAGTTATGTCCACGTCTGCTGTTGGGCCACCTCATAAACTCTGACTAGCTTACTTGTGATGTCACTTATGTGCTAAAATCTCAGATGAGCGATTAATCTACAACAGCGCAGTCGACTAGTGGTTCAGACTTGTTCAGTAGACATTCAGGACTACAAGAAGATTGACATTCATGAACACGTACCTGTCCAAAGCCTGACGCGCTAACTGCTTCAGCTTGGTCTGCAGCGCCTGGTCCGACGTCTCGTTGGACTGTTGCAAACACAGAAGGAGAAACAAGCGGGAATGATGTGAGGGAGGACTGTGTGAAGAGTTAGTCACTGTCTCTGAGAAGGTgatgacacagagacagagagagacctACAGTGGTAATGCAGAGCTCCACAGCCTGAGTGTACAGTTCAATGGCTTCATCATCGTTTCCCTTCTCATCTTCTTCGAAGGCCTGTGTGACCAGGAAGTGGGCACGCTCCAGGTCCACCTGCTGCCGGGACTTCAGCGGGTCATTCTTCTGAGCCTGGCCTGGAGTCGAAGGAATGAAGAGGACACACAACAGACAACTGTAAATTTATAAATCGTGACATAGTGGGCAGATTAATCATGAATGATTTTGTCCACCCCATTTATATCACTGAAGGTAGTTTCATTTGGTTTTAAAAGTCAGGTTCACATGCTGTAGCTTCAGCAGGAGTCGGATATTTACAGGATAATGTGAAAAGTTTTACTTAttgtatgaatattttctgaacACAAGTTATACATTTGTTCATCTCTTTAAAGTTGCTGTGAGAGAAAAGTTTGACACAAAACAGCAGGAACATGCAAATGGTAACACACAGCAACGTCATCCACGGTCGGTCCAACAAGACAGGACACTCCCAGTTTCTGTGGTCACACccatgcgcacacacacgcacacacccataGTGTGAGGAGAGTCATGGAAAAAAGATGTCAGACAGTAAATGAGAAATTATGTCCTCAGGGCCCAGTCAGTTACAGTCTTCAGTAGTCAGGACAGTTACTTATTATTTATCCCTCCCTAAGGATTTAATCTGATCAGAAGTCTTTCAGAGCTGAAGAGGTTGTGATTTGTAATAAATAACATGTAACACAGTAGAAGCTGCCAAGTGCTGGAAAAGATGCCAACTTTAATGTGAATATCAtctgctttctttcctcctccattACAGTGACCTGAATATCTTCGGGTTttcggacaaaacaagacatttgaggacgtcatcttagACTTTCAGAAACACCAGTGGCTGATTAACAGGAGAGGAAACGTTATTAAACTACATTTATCTAAAATCAAAAAACTTGATGAGCTTTGGAAAATGATTCACCCTCAGCTGCTCAACCTGGCAACCGGCTGGTTTCGGTATCACCTTTTGTCTATCGTGTATTGTGTTCACACTGCTTGTCCTGTGTGTATGTTAGATTTGAATTGGATGAAACCTTGCCTACATGATTTTTAGAGAACAGGGGTATGAAGCTATTGTGGTGcaataatttaaaatgcaaaacatgataaaaatgCATCGCTAAATACTTAAATATCAGTCGAATCAAACATTTGAGCATGGAAGCAGTAGATGCATGCAACtgttctgaaaaataaaacaataaaaacacttccCTTGGTTAACAAAAGGTCTGAAAAAACAGCACGTATGGAAGCAATTAAGTTAGCCGACAAGTACTGTAACTACGGACATTAATGATTAATCCGTTAATCGCAATTAAGAATTTAAccgattaaaaatgtgttaatcgACAATCAGAGacgggcacaaatacatcaaaaagtattttacaaTAACAGATTACAGGTACTTGCTTTTCAAATATATCCTATTAAAACATTTGTAATTTATAAAATTTTACACAAACTCACATTTTATCCATTTAGACTCCTCAGTATttgttggattttgttgccagttGTTGAACAGCGTCAGACAGAAGGTCCGTAATTAAAATTaggtcattattttgtgttatttcatttaaattcaagtcactttatttttacttgacCTGTTCTTTTATCTCGTAATGTAGCCGACTCTGATTTTACATCAGTCATAGATCAAGTCAGATCACgtggttaaaacagtttgcAAATGGAAAAAGATCCAACATATTTCATGTATTCTTAATGATCAATCGATGATCGATTTGTGAAGGCAGCCGACTATCGATTAAAGAAATGACTTAGGAAGAGTCGAGTAGGAAGTAAAGTAGGAAAAGCAAAATAACAATAAGAAGACAGTGGATCCCCTGTGTTCCTGGTCAGGTGAGCTTACCAGCATTGTGGAGGGCCTGGACCCGATCCAAGTACTCATTCACTTTGTCCTGGATTCCCTCCAGTTTGGACCCTGCCATGCCAGCATATATCAGGGCCTGGGCTGCCTCCTAAAGCCACATGTTATAAGACACAGCCATTAACTGGCAATCAGTGATAGTCTCAAATTCATaaaatatgattattattattattattataaaatgttagtCTGGTGAAACTTAAGACACCTCTTCAGCTGCTCTTTGGTGTAATAATATGCACATTAACTACAATCCAAAGTGGAAAGCTGCAAGTGAAAGTGAATGTTTACCTCCAGGCAGGAAGAGCTAAGAGCTAACACTGACAGGTAGCAGCTGTTTACACCTGTCAGGTTCAACATGCAGAGCCTCACCTACCTTATAATAGAAGACAGCCTCGTTATATTTGCCATTCTGGTCGTAGGTGACCGCCGTTTTGGCGAATTTGACGGCATCGAGCTCCAGCGCCGTGCAGTCCATCCTGAACACAACTTGTTGACAGACAACAATCTCTGAGTTAGCAGGCGAGCAGGCTAGCTAACCGCTAGCTACCGTAACTCGCCAAATTATGACCAAAGTGTCCGTCTTCCTCTCGAAACAATATTTGTTTCATCGACTCGGACGAACCATAGTGAGGATGATCCTGACGAGCGTCTTTAACCCCGTGGAGAAAACTGCCAAGTTAAAGTTTTCGCTGTAGCTTCTGGCAGATTCAGTTTTCTGGATACCAACACTGTCATGTTGTTTCCGGGAGACGCGATCCGCGCATGCGCACTGGAGGAGAAGAGACGTTCGGCTCTTCCTGAGTCAGATGACTCGATTCATAGAAGAACCGGCTGGTATGTGTTCTCCAGCACCAACTTACCCCTCAatagacatacatacatacacacatacatacatacacacatacatacacacatacatacacacacacatacacacacacacacacacacatacatacatacatacacacataaatacatacacacatacatacatacatacatacatacacacataaatacacacatacatacatacatacatacatacatacatacacacatacataaacacatacatacatacatacatacatacatacacacatacacacttacacacatacatacacacatacatacatacacacatacaaacaaacaaacacacatacacacacacatacatacatacatacatacacacatacacacatacatacatacatacatacacacatacatacacacatacatacatacatacatacatacacacatacatacatcatacatacatgcatacatacatacacacatacacacacatacatacatacataaatacatacatacatacacacatacatacacacatacatacatacatacatacatgggtcagtgacatatacaccagaaaaaagtgttttttcaaaaacttcaaataacaggcataaaaatgattgacttttgttccactaactctcatctgtatagaaacatatgttgtttttagattttcaattggaatcggaagttatgtgacaatttgttgcattagtgcctaaaattgtcatatggtgtgacatgaaaataattgaatataaaatgaaaatggattatacctttcttaagttactcactttatcaaagtcctttatcataactaaactgtgatccattatagtttgtgaaaattaattaaatttgtgtattattttctaaatcactgctcaatgtgagacctatgtcgtcagtctttcaacgtattttctatttattgtgacaaaccttgctataaaattataaaaatatttgtgactcttACTCATACCATTTtctatgtattccatgaacattttcacattttatcattaattagtgggctgtgctacgcaaagcccactatggacacctctatagcaaagctataggtgtccatagtgggctgtgcgaagcactATGGACTATTGTTCTTCCCCGGGcctctttttattattagtattattcttcctccctgTTTTTCGGCGCGTCACTTGCCCCGCAccgttgagcgcacacaaacaaaaaacacatcaaaacgTGTGGCTCGATCTGAACAGGTATGCtctcttttcagttttcaaaaatattaatttttcgcgtcgtaagacgcaaaaaactgcaaaaaatttcccataaggaatgaatgggacgaggtcAAAAAAATCGCAAATCtgcgacgtttttcaaacatctcctgctctggcctacattcacctagaaacaccattcaaactttaaaatgtaggcacaggtcttgtctatttaagtcgtatttgaacttttttcccacaatgttttgtttttgaacggTGACCCTTCgatgatggtgagtgattttggaaaaattcaggattttataatgggtgtgtatggcggaatgttggtgcagcaggctgcaggagccaaatgacagagtggtagagactcaaaaaaaactctcagaaattctctctttctctgatgaccccagccacaaattacacagtagaacagtgatttttcacagagttgtagcctcacttgtcttctttctcccaatgtgtctactttatcagtaggatttatggtttttgatttatctgcctctaaccgacaagagtagctctcaactgctccattcactCCAATGTAAATCAcagatgcagacagacagacagacagacagacagacgacacacgcaggcaggcaggcagacaacacaaacacgcacagcacagcccactctcgcgatttcccaacggggaaTTGTCTAGTAAAGGTATGTTATTGtcacaatttggaatgtcacaccacatgatatagtgtcacaccatatgatcatgtcgccatgtgtcaatgcaaaacatgtatgAACCTACTtattggtgagtactgatcactcatatggcaggaaatattaattagggttgagatgatatgagattctctgcatttcatagctgcgttcctcttagttgcactgcctacagtgttctagtccaatgatattttagatatcatgtattgccaagcttcaagaaatctgccccaaggccttttgaatcaacatgaaggcaccctctaaaaccctccctcagaccttcctattggtcagtgaatggaaacagaccgttgtcgtttacttttcttttctttgcctcagcaactcctctctcctcgcagggtgtcattatttgcctcaagctgacaaaagaaaagggactgtatggtttaagacgaagacaaaatattgtttagacttaaacagcattctaaggtttctgtgaaggggtctgctgagtctgtctgataaactagaaatctgtatcaccgactaaaactaaactaaactaaacacaatctattgtagataattacagcttttatgtgatgatggacccaaacaaatgtttgaaaggacaaaacatacattggactttgttatttattgttatatctgcaggaaattacaattcgtatcatatggtgtgacaatcaaaatcatatggcgTGACAGGTAGAcaggtcacaccatatgataaagtgtcacaccatagtatgttttctgcacttagcacaaccttgagtcttgtagctacacattaacatgctaacaagatgctagctataacaaagcaacatagatttacatgtaatcatgacaaaaaatataaaatttcttttgcatttctatgaaaaatgtgtcacaccaaaagacatctggaagtgggacttttgtcagagtgccaacaaaatctgatttattgaaaatataagaatgataactcacctcagaaacctgtcattGTCTGGTATTGATAGTACTaaacaaccttgctgaagaaggacctctcattcccaagggtgtcaaaacagttgcccgttgaaatatcccaaaatgGTGTCACaccatgtgattgtgatttgtgggacaaaatctttttgatcagaactgaatcaaaacattatgcttggactttgaaaagagtaggctcacaaatagacatctgtattatttttctgtattgttttgagaatttttgcatttatttttcttagctttattcaagttcttactttgagaaacaagtgccggacagtcacaccacatgagttttgttgtgtttggttgaaaattctgaaaaaatgagtgatgaactgttttaatgttgagtatgttcacataaagcataatcttctgcacaatattgagagggtttttgacaaatatattttatatttatacatgtttgacactgaagacagcaaaattgccatgtcacgtcacatacacacatacacacatacatacacacacatacatacacacatacatactaaatacatacatacatacacacatacacacatacacacatacatacacacatacatgcatacacacatacatacacacatacacacatacatacatacatacacacatacatacatacatacattataaattataatttaatttaatttaacaacCATGTATCTTATGTTTCTTATGTATTATAGCTTATATTTTGATTTCCTTTGTCTTCTACTACTCCCAACTATGATAAAATATGGAACAACGAACGGTCTGTCTTATCACACTGACATTTCACCACTTTACGTCAGTTCCTATTGATAAAACAGAACAAGATAAAGAcatcacaaagaaaaacatgaaattcctctttgtaaaacacacagtgtgACCCCTAGTTGCTTATGTTTCCAACAATCAATACATAAGAAACAGACAGTAACAGGaatgtgtggcagcattttttattcatcataaTAGACAACCAGAAATGTGCTTCTAGACACACAGATATCACTTAACTGTCACCTTTGCATATTAATAATTTTTCcattaaaatacaaatgcaTGATAAAACAGCTCTGGGGTCAGTCTGCTGAGAAAAAGTGATGCGGCGCCACCTGTTGGACAATCAGCAGTAAGCATTTCAATTGTTACACAgtaaacacatttgtgttttttggtccCATTCATTAATGTATCACTACACACTGACATAAAATGTTTAATCACTACATTTCTAATAAAGCAGAAGAAAGGCATTCACACATggagcacatgcacacatttgaTATGTATGAACCAGCTGATATTCTCTTAACTGTAATTAATCTTTAGTATCTGGTAACCTGATCAAGCTTTACTGCAGTGGTGTAAGAGACAAAGACTTCTTTTCGCAGAGCCATGCGTTCTTGTTACTGCAGTTCACTGATTTCAGTTCTTTGTTTGGGATGTTGTTTGGGAAAGAAATGGCACAGTGACCTTCAGTAGGAGTCGCTGGTTGTATCCAGGAGCTGAGGGAAGAACATGATGTTTAGATCGAGGCTGATAGAGTTCATGattcaaaatgttaaagaatGTGCGTCTTACGTTTCAGTCAGATCACTTCCATCGACCCACACCCACTTCCCATCTACAACTCTCAGGCCAATCCAGTATCCATCGATTCCATCACCAGCCCAACTCTTTCCCTTGATTAATTCCTGACACCAGAGAGAcagttattatatatttaaatactcaagttaagaaaacacactgtaaatgacaaactgtttttagacttacagaaaatatgtttcatttaggctgtaattaaaatgttttattattgtccTTATAATCATAATTACCTTCTCCGCTGCATTATTTATAACAGCCAATTCTGAAATCATTCCTTTGCAGTCTGCTTGAGCTTCATCCCAGGTTAACTGATCAATACTTGGAGCGTTATGAACCGCGTAGCAGCTGGACTTGTAGTGATTCCAGCCCCTCTGACAAGAGTCACATTTTCTtactgaaaaaacagaaaccaaCCAATAACAGGCTTTACTTCATTatgatattattgttattggTTATTTTTGGAAATAATTCATGTGTTCTGTACGTACCAC includes:
- the capn7 gene encoding calpain-7 — translated: MDCTALELDAVKFAKTAVTYDQNGKYNEAVFYYKEAAQALIYAGMAGSKLEGIQDKVNEYLDRVQALHNAGQAQKNDPLKSRQQVDLERAHFLVTQAFEEDEKGNDDEAIELYTQAVELCITTSNETSDQALQTKLKQLARQALDRAEGLKESQSKSNPAQTQDRTGAKASSAASSGGPARQFFPLGPDFSLHDRPQPQPVRAVQSSEPHGQRYTSEEIEVLRSTSKINGMAYVPFMSVDLRERFAFPVPFSDKTGKLALSPKQKAIFSRWVRPDEISNNPTMIMSVSSFSIKQTVVSDCSFVASLAISAAYERRYNKKLITSVIYPQNRRGEPEYNPCGKYMVKLHINGVPRKVIIDDYLPVDHNGELLCSYSSNKNELWVSLIEKAYMKVMGGYDFPGSNSNIDLHALTGWIPERIAMHSDNQSFSKDDTFRMLFQRFHRGDVLVTTATGVMTEEEGERWGLVPTHAYAVLDIRDYKGMRFLQLKNPWSHLRWKGRYSERDEKNWTPELLKYLNFDPKTAQKFDNGVFWIAWEDLCQYYDVIYLSWNPALFKDSSCIHSSWDGKQGPVKDVYSLANNPQYKLEVQCPTGGAAVWVLLTRHITDKDDFAQNREFITLVVYKTDGKKVYYPADPPPYIDGIRINSPHYLTKMRLTSAGTHTFTLVVSQYEKQNTINYTLRVYSGCKFTFSKIPNPFTQTKRINGQWKGVSAGGCGNYKDSYKHNPIYQMNLERSGPLLIELRGSRQYSVGFEMVMVSTVGDPGPAAFQKKSSGDYRCGFCYMEAEHVPAGIYNVIPTTFLPKQEGPFFLDFASTSPLKVSQLQ